From Candidatus Doudnabacteria bacterium, a single genomic window includes:
- the dprA gene encoding DNA-processing protein DprA produces MSNADRNLLEAKIFANAFSLIPELGPVSLQKLHNHFGDWYTAWIASSADYIDAGLPAKSVNQIIANKPKIKPEQLFAELTRRQIEVLLISEPDYPKLLKEIHAAPPVLYLRGNKKTLNKLSVAVVGTRKMSSYGGQAAEEIVLGLVNNGVAIVSGLAFGIDAQALGTAVANQGGTVAVLASDLNDTNISPRSNFNLAQKIIETGALVSEYPLGHPSQKQNFPVRNRIISGLSLGTLVVEADAESGALITANFALEQNREVFAVPGSIFSPTSRGTNQLIKKGAKLVNTAFDILEELNLDATALGEPVLLEVNTEEELILKHLNREGLHINELIKTVKLNAGSVSANLTLLEMKGRVKNLGAGLYAKIR; encoded by the coding sequence ATGTCAAACGCTGACCGAAACCTGCTAGAAGCCAAAATTTTCGCCAATGCCTTCAGCCTCATCCCGGAACTGGGCCCTGTCTCGCTGCAAAAACTACATAATCATTTCGGGGACTGGTATACGGCCTGGATCGCGTCTAGCGCTGACTATATCGATGCCGGGTTGCCCGCCAAAAGCGTTAACCAGATTATAGCAAATAAACCAAAAATCAAGCCAGAGCAGCTATTTGCCGAACTGACCCGCCGTCAGATCGAAGTTCTGTTAATTTCAGAACCGGACTATCCCAAACTTCTGAAGGAGATCCATGCCGCTCCTCCCGTTCTGTATCTTCGGGGCAATAAAAAAACATTGAACAAACTTTCCGTGGCCGTGGTCGGCACCCGCAAAATGTCCAGCTATGGCGGACAAGCGGCGGAAGAGATCGTCCTGGGACTGGTCAACAATGGAGTGGCAATTGTTTCAGGCCTCGCATTCGGGATAGACGCGCAGGCATTAGGCACTGCTGTTGCCAACCAAGGCGGCACGGTTGCTGTCTTAGCGTCGGATTTGAACGACACAAATATTTCGCCGCGTTCAAATTTTAATTTAGCGCAAAAGATCATTGAAACAGGCGCGCTTGTTTCCGAATATCCGCTGGGACACCCTTCCCAAAAACAAAATTTTCCTGTCCGCAACCGCATCATCTCCGGTTTAAGCTTGGGAACCTTGGTCGTGGAAGCGGATGCCGAAAGCGGTGCTTTGATCACCGCCAACTTTGCTTTGGAACAAAACCGCGAAGTGTTCGCAGTACCCGGGTCTATTTTCTCGCCCACCAGCCGCGGTACCAACCAGCTCATCAAAAAAGGCGCCAAGCTCGTCAATACAGCTTTCGATATTCTGGAAGAGCTGAATTTGGATGCAACCGCGTTGGGCGAACCGGTGCTGTTGGAAGTCAACACGGAAGAAGAACTGATCTTGAAGCACCTCAATCGCGAAGGACTGCATATTAACGAGTTGATCAAGACGGTCAAACTCAACGCCGGTTCGGTCAGCGCCAATTTGACCCTGCTTGAGATGAAAGGCCGCGTGAAAAATCTGGGAGCCGGACTGTATGCAAAAATTCGATAA
- a CDS encoding CapA family protein: MQKFDKHLKFIWEFSVGIALLLTLVLLFFPKKQAPTEQIVIPKSHAKITTIFLAGDIMLSRDVAGKMIKANDFTLPFQKTAEVTNSADIAFANLEAPFLDQPPYAQNDIKFKVDPKAVAGLKFAGFDILSTANNHALDQGQKGVFYTLAWLALNQIKPIGTGPDCHIGQVLERNGIKFGFLAYSYAAFNDGGKKPDPAVCDANDTTQVSSDIHALKPKVDFLIVSMHMGIEYTRTPTIAQENFAHNAVDSGADLVVGAHPHWIQPPEQYQGKWIFYSLGNFVFDQMWSRETREGLTIKLSLADKKLSKIELMPVIIDDYCCARFANPDESAAILSKVGLTNSILLDNN; the protein is encoded by the coding sequence ATGCAAAAATTCGATAAGCATCTAAAATTTATATGGGAGTTTTCCGTTGGCATAGCATTGTTGCTGACACTGGTTTTGCTTTTTTTTCCAAAAAAACAGGCTCCAACCGAGCAGATCGTAATTCCTAAATCACATGCGAAAATCACCACGATCTTTCTGGCCGGGGACATCATGCTCTCGCGCGATGTGGCTGGCAAGATGATCAAGGCCAATGACTTTACTCTGCCTTTCCAAAAAACAGCGGAAGTTACTAATTCGGCCGATATCGCTTTTGCCAACCTGGAAGCGCCTTTCTTGGACCAGCCACCCTATGCCCAGAATGATATAAAGTTCAAAGTAGACCCCAAGGCTGTGGCGGGTCTTAAATTTGCCGGTTTTGATATTCTGTCCACAGCCAACAACCACGCCTTGGATCAGGGACAAAAGGGCGTTTTCTATACTCTAGCTTGGCTTGCCTTAAATCAGATAAAACCCATCGGAACTGGTCCCGATTGCCACATAGGACAGGTTTTGGAGCGCAACGGGATAAAATTCGGATTTTTGGCCTACTCCTACGCCGCTTTCAATGACGGCGGGAAAAAACCGGATCCCGCGGTTTGCGATGCGAACGACACAACTCAGGTTTCCTCCGATATCCATGCCTTAAAACCAAAAGTTGATTTCCTGATCGTATCCATGCACATGGGTATTGAGTATACGCGAACTCCGACTATTGCGCAGGAAAATTTTGCGCACAATGCCGTTGATTCGGGAGCGGATCTTGTGGTCGGGGCTCACCCGCATTGGATCCAACCTCCGGAACAATATCAGGGTAAATGGATCTTTTATTCCCTCGGTAATTTCGTGTTTGATCAGATGTGGAGCCGGGAAACCAGGGAGGGTCTGACAATAAAATTATCTCTGGCGGATAAAAAATTATCAAAAATAGAGCTTATGCCCGTGATCATTGACGATTATTGCTGCGCCAGGTTTGCCAATCCGGACGAATCTGCCGCCATTTTAAGCAAGGTCGGCTTGACAAACAGCATTTTATTGGACAACAATTAG
- the topA gene encoding type I DNA topoisomerase, translating to MAKSLVIVESPTKAKTISRFLDGEYKVEASFGHVRDLPSSKMGIDIEHDFEPTYVIPPKSKKRVAELKKLAKDAPEIILATDEDREGEAIAWHLVSALDLKKKDIKRIAFHEITKTAINDALEHPRQLDLHLVDAQQARRVLDRLVGYELSPFLWKKVRMGLSAGRVQSVALRLIVEREREIQKFKPQEYWSIETTFNKDGQFVGKLNKIDGKVLDKLAIKNEEAAHKIVADLANRPAIVSEVTKKEVRRTPAAPFTTSTLQQEAARKLGFSAKQTMMYAQQLYEGVELGEDNATGLITYMRTDSVNLAEQALQSAHDAIMERYGKEYLLDQPRKYASKQKNAQEAHEAVRPTDLTRDPDSVKEHLDKNQLRLYDLIWKRTIATQMPEAVFDATSVDIDIAGQTKKYVFRATGQVIKFDGFMKVYLEGTDDEEAEEEGLLPDLAKGDKPKVIKTIPKQHFTQPPPRFSDATLIKTLEEYGIGRPSTYAPTISTIQERDYVNKIDKKFHPTEIGFIVNDILVEHFPLVVDFQFTAKMEEELDEIAEGTKQWVPVIREFYGPFHENLVSKEKSVEKHVELLDEKCPLSGHPLQIKFGRFGKFIACSNYPECKYTRPMPEEQKIIDENTGVICDKCGKPMVVKFGRFGSFLGCSGYPECKNIKKIQKGTGVVCPKCGEGELVERRSKRGIFYSCSRYPQCKFLMNGKPTGEKCPKSGDLLMLDRNGNLKCSNKECDYEREVEPAKEEIKA from the coding sequence ATGGCAAAAAGTTTAGTTATTGTAGAATCCCCAACCAAAGCAAAAACGATCAGCCGCTTCCTTGATGGCGAGTATAAAGTGGAGGCGTCTTTTGGACATGTCCGCGATCTTCCTTCAAGCAAGATGGGCATTGACATTGAACATGATTTTGAGCCGACCTATGTCATCCCGCCCAAATCAAAAAAACGCGTCGCGGAACTGAAAAAATTGGCCAAAGACGCGCCCGAAATAATCCTCGCGACTGACGAAGACCGAGAAGGCGAGGCCATTGCCTGGCACCTGGTCTCCGCTTTGGATCTAAAGAAAAAAGATATCAAACGCATCGCCTTCCATGAGATCACCAAAACCGCTATAAATGATGCTCTGGAGCACCCCCGTCAGCTTGATCTGCATCTGGTGGATGCCCAGCAGGCCCGGCGCGTTCTTGACCGTTTGGTCGGCTACGAGCTTTCGCCATTCCTTTGGAAGAAAGTCAGAATGGGATTATCTGCCGGCCGCGTGCAATCAGTGGCGCTTCGCCTGATAGTGGAACGCGAACGGGAAATCCAAAAATTCAAACCACAGGAATACTGGAGCATTGAAACCACTTTTAACAAAGACGGGCAATTCGTCGGCAAACTGAATAAGATAGACGGCAAGGTTCTGGATAAGCTGGCTATCAAAAATGAAGAAGCGGCGCATAAAATTGTTGCGGACCTGGCCAACCGGCCGGCAATTGTTTCGGAAGTTACGAAAAAAGAGGTCCGCAGAACTCCGGCCGCGCCTTTCACCACTTCAACGCTGCAGCAGGAAGCCGCGCGCAAACTGGGGTTTTCCGCCAAGCAAACCATGATGTATGCCCAACAATTATATGAGGGCGTAGAACTCGGCGAAGACAATGCCACAGGCCTGATCACTTACATGCGCACGGACTCGGTCAACCTTGCGGAACAGGCTTTGCAGTCAGCCCATGATGCCATTATGGAAAGATACGGCAAGGAATATCTGCTTGACCAGCCGCGAAAATATGCTTCCAAGCAGAAGAACGCGCAGGAAGCGCACGAGGCCGTGCGGCCCACTGACCTAACGCGCGATCCGGACAGCGTGAAAGAGCATCTGGATAAAAACCAGCTTCGCTTATACGACCTGATCTGGAAACGCACGATCGCCACGCAGATGCCTGAAGCTGTCTTTGATGCCACCAGCGTGGATATTGATATTGCCGGACAAACGAAAAAATATGTGTTCCGCGCCACTGGCCAGGTCATCAAATTCGATGGGTTCATGAAAGTTTACCTGGAAGGCACGGATGATGAAGAAGCCGAAGAAGAAGGCCTGCTGCCGGATCTGGCAAAGGGCGACAAGCCAAAAGTCATTAAAACCATTCCCAAACAGCACTTCACTCAGCCGCCGCCGCGTTTTTCCGATGCGACTCTGATCAAGACTTTGGAAGAATACGGCATTGGACGCCCGTCCACATACGCTCCGACAATTTCTACCATCCAGGAGCGGGATTACGTGAACAAGATCGATAAAAAATTCCATCCCACGGAGATCGGCTTTATCGTCAATGATATTTTGGTTGAGCATTTCCCGCTAGTCGTAGATTTTCAGTTCACAGCCAAAATGGAAGAGGAACTGGATGAGATCGCGGAAGGCACCAAACAATGGGTACCAGTCATCCGCGAATTTTACGGACCATTTCATGAAAACCTCGTGTCCAAAGAAAAGTCAGTGGAAAAGCACGTGGAACTGCTGGACGAAAAATGCCCGTTATCAGGCCATCCCCTGCAGATAAAATTCGGCCGGTTCGGAAAATTCATCGCCTGCTCCAACTATCCGGAGTGCAAATACACCCGGCCTATGCCGGAAGAACAGAAGATCATTGACGAAAACACGGGCGTTATTTGCGATAAATGCGGCAAGCCGATGGTGGTAAAGTTCGGCCGGTTTGGAAGTTTCCTTGGCTGTTCCGGCTATCCGGAATGCAAGAACATCAAAAAGATCCAGAAAGGCACGGGCGTGGTCTGCCCCAAATGCGGGGAAGGCGAACTGGTGGAGCGCCGAAGCAAGCGCGGAATTTTTTATTCCTGCTCAAGATACCCGCAATGCAAATTCTTGATGAACGGCAAACCGACCGGCGAGAAATGCCCGAAGTCCGGCGATCTGCTGATGCTTGACCGCAACGGTAATCTGAAATGTTCAAACAAAGAATGCGACTACGAACGAGAAGTGGAACCTGCGAAAGAAGAAATAAAAGCATAA
- a CDS encoding tRNA-dihydrouridine synthase — MNRGFWDKLKKPIFVLAPMANVTDAAFRFLIAKYGKPDVTWTEFVSADGLVSEGLEKLLVDFWYSETERPIVAQIFGAKPENFYKVAKLIKDLGFDGIDINMGCPDRAVLKQGAGGALIKNPKLAQEIILAAKEGASVLPVSVKTRLGVGKIDIENWIPELLKTDIAAITIHLRTVKELSLVPAHWEIMPQVVELINQLTTKENRPLILGNGDVLTLTEAEQKISETGADGVMIGRGIFGNPWMFNKETPIEKIPVHKRLQAMIEHSKLFEEKFVNLPMGGKRFEVMKKHYKAYVNGFDGAKELRMKLMETKNAQEVEQIVSEFARSDAMRRTVAVK; from the coding sequence ATGAACAGAGGCTTTTGGGATAAACTAAAAAAACCGATCTTTGTTCTGGCACCCATGGCCAATGTCACGGATGCGGCTTTTCGGTTTTTGATTGCTAAATACGGCAAGCCAGATGTGACCTGGACCGAGTTTGTTTCAGCGGATGGTCTGGTTTCTGAGGGCCTGGAAAAACTTCTGGTTGACTTCTGGTATTCAGAAACCGAGCGGCCGATCGTGGCCCAGATCTTCGGCGCCAAGCCGGAAAATTTTTATAAAGTTGCAAAGTTGATCAAAGACCTGGGCTTTGACGGGATAGACATAAACATGGGCTGTCCGGACCGGGCCGTTCTGAAACAAGGGGCAGGCGGAGCTTTGATTAAAAATCCGAAACTGGCGCAGGAGATCATTTTGGCGGCCAAAGAGGGCGCATCTGTCTTGCCGGTTTCGGTCAAAACACGCCTGGGGGTAGGCAAAATTGATATTGAAAATTGGATCCCCGAGCTTTTGAAAACTGACATCGCAGCGATCACCATTCACTTGCGGACAGTAAAAGAACTTTCTTTAGTGCCTGCGCATTGGGAAATTATGCCCCAAGTAGTTGAGCTAATAAATCAGCTGACTACAAAAGAAAACAGACCCTTAATTCTCGGCAACGGCGATGTGCTGACTTTAACTGAAGCTGAGCAGAAAATTTCTGAAACAGGCGCTGATGGCGTGATGATCGGCCGAGGGATCTTTGGTAACCCGTGGATGTTCAATAAAGAAACACCGATAGAGAAAATTCCGGTTCACAAACGATTGCAAGCGATGATAGAGCATTCAAAACTGTTTGAAGAGAAATTCGTAAACCTGCCCATGGGCGGGAAAAGATTTGAAGTTATGAAAAAGCATTATAAAGCTTACGTAAACGGCTTTGACGGCGCCAAAGAACTGCGGATGAAACTGATGGAAACAAAAAATGCACAGGAAGTTGAGCAGATCGTTAGCGAATTTGCGAGGAGTGACGCGATGCGGCGAACTGTCGCAGTGAAATAG
- a CDS encoding NAD(P)/FAD-dependent oxidoreductase, with amino-acid sequence MKKNNLVKKNIVIVGGGFAGVRAALDLNNYLHDSDEYEIILVDHKDYQTYQAGLYEAATTEHRLVEAKKVKRTVTIPFSDIFGKTKVKVFKGFVDRIDTAGSKVITDSRIIPFDYLVCALGSISDFYGITNLEKFGFTLKSLEDAIMIRNRVEDLVVKKDHAQFIVGGGGFSGTEFAGELHNLLKHECMYHGKDLDKFKILVVEGGPGLLSGLSEKVSSIVSARISQMGIETRFSALITELGKDFVTLNMKERLECDLLIWTGGVRSCRLPVDYIQETDKKDRTLTTPSLNLQNYSNIFIAGDNLCFSDPVSKKLMPQTAQEAINQAKFVAKNIYRMIRGKSLVPYQPGSTRYVIPVTGKFAVMYSPNLIVSGFWGWVIRKGADLRYFLSVLPWSKALSYWLFENKIFMKND; translated from the coding sequence ATGAAAAAAAATAATCTAGTAAAAAAGAATATTGTGATCGTCGGCGGCGGATTTGCCGGCGTCCGCGCGGCCTTGGACCTGAACAATTACCTGCATGACAGCGATGAGTATGAGATTATTCTGGTTGACCACAAGGATTACCAGACTTATCAGGCCGGACTGTATGAAGCGGCCACCACTGAGCATCGGCTGGTGGAAGCAAAAAAGGTCAAGCGCACAGTGACTATTCCATTCTCCGATATATTCGGCAAGACCAAAGTCAAAGTCTTCAAGGGTTTCGTGGACAGGATCGACACCGCAGGCAGCAAAGTGATAACTGACTCAAGAATAATTCCATTTGACTATCTGGTCTGCGCTTTGGGCAGTATTTCGGATTTTTACGGCATTACTAATCTGGAAAAATTTGGCTTTACCCTTAAAAGCCTGGAAGATGCGATCATGATCCGCAACCGCGTTGAGGATCTGGTCGTGAAAAAAGACCACGCCCAGTTCATAGTCGGCGGCGGCGGGTTTTCCGGCACGGAATTTGCCGGCGAACTGCACAATCTTCTGAAGCATGAGTGTATGTATCACGGAAAAGATCTGGATAAATTCAAGATATTGGTTGTGGAAGGCGGACCGGGCCTACTGAGCGGACTTTCGGAAAAAGTTTCCTCCATCGTTTCCGCCCGGATCAGCCAGATGGGCATTGAGACTAGATTTTCAGCCCTGATCACTGAACTTGGCAAAGATTTTGTGACCTTGAACATGAAAGAGCGGCTGGAATGCGACCTGCTCATCTGGACCGGCGGCGTGCGGTCATGCCGTCTGCCCGTGGATTACATTCAGGAAACGGATAAAAAAGACCGAACACTGACAACCCCAAGCTTGAATCTTCAAAACTACTCCAATATATTTATCGCCGGAGACAACCTGTGCTTTAGTGATCCGGTAAGCAAAAAATTAATGCCGCAAACAGCGCAAGAAGCCATCAATCAAGCGAAGTTTGTGGCAAAAAATATTTACCGGATGATCCGCGGCAAATCCCTGGTGCCTTATCAGCCCGGGTCCACCCGCTATGTCATCCCGGTCACGGGTAAATTTGCCGTGATGTACAGCCCGAACCTCATTGTTTCCGGTTTTTGGGGCTGGGTCATCCGTAAAGGCGCTGACTTGAGATATTTTCTTTCGGTTCTGCCGTGGAGCAAGGCGCTAAGTTACTGGCTGTTCGAAAATAAGATCTTTATGAAGAATGATTAG
- a CDS encoding pseudouridine synthase translates to MLERLQKFISGAGVASRRHAEDLITAGKVKVNGKVVRELGTKVDTDKDKIEVNGKKIGLQKLVYLALNKPKRYITTRNDPRKRRTVFELLPANLKNIVWPVGRLDFDTEGLLIFTNDGELTQTLTHPSKEHEKEYEVTLDKELSAGRIEKIQGGMMIDGKKTAPAKIRTNGTTVYITIHEGWNRQIRKMFGELGYSVRNLKRIRIGKLKLNDLQLGQYKIIGKSEIV, encoded by the coding sequence ATGCTGGAACGGCTGCAAAAATTCATTTCCGGGGCCGGGGTCGCTTCCCGCCGGCATGCGGAAGATCTGATCACCGCGGGCAAGGTCAAGGTCAACGGCAAAGTTGTCAGGGAACTTGGCACTAAAGTTGATACTGACAAAGACAAGATCGAGGTCAACGGTAAAAAGATCGGCCTGCAAAAATTGGTTTATCTTGCATTGAACAAACCGAAGAGGTATATCACCACCCGGAATGATCCCAGAAAGCGGCGGACAGTGTTTGAATTGCTGCCGGCAAACTTAAAAAATATTGTTTGGCCGGTCGGAAGATTGGATTTTGACACTGAAGGCCTGCTGATCTTCACCAATGACGGGGAATTGACCCAGACACTGACGCATCCTTCAAAAGAACATGAAAAGGAATATGAAGTGACTTTGGATAAAGAACTTTCTGCCGGCCGAATTGAGAAGATCCAAGGCGGGATGATGATAGACGGGAAAAAAACTGCGCCAGCCAAGATCCGCACGAACGGCACCACAGTGTATATTACTATCCACGAGGGCTGGAACCGCCAAATTCGCAAGATGTTCGGGGAATTGGGTTATTCTGTCCGCAATTTAAAGAGGATCAGGATCGGAAAATTAAAGTTGAATGATTTACAATTGGGACAATATAAAATTATCGGTAAATCTGAGATCGTATGA
- a CDS encoding VIT1/CCC1 transporter family protein has translation MPDTQQDSHFLRKVIQPGLLGLMDGSVSTLAPLFATAFATHNTHIAFLIGTAAATGAGISMAFAEGLSDDGILTGRGHPIIRGGITGLMTFLGGIFHTLPFLLVNLNHALYFAYIIVGIELISIAFIRYKYMKMNFFLSMVQVVVGGALVFLAGYLIGSS, from the coding sequence ATGCCAGATACACAACAAGACTCTCATTTTTTGCGCAAGGTCATCCAACCGGGCCTGTTGGGCTTGATGGACGGCTCAGTATCCACGCTGGCTCCCTTGTTTGCTACGGCTTTCGCCACGCATAACACTCACATCGCTTTTCTCATCGGCACGGCTGCGGCTACCGGCGCCGGCATCAGCATGGCGTTTGCCGAAGGGCTTTCCGATGACGGGATCCTCACCGGCCGCGGGCATCCGATCATCCGCGGCGGCATTACCGGCCTTATGACCTTTTTGGGCGGGATCTTTCACACCCTGCCTTTCTTGCTTGTCAACCTAAACCACGCTTTATATTTTGCCTATATAATCGTCGGGATCGAATTGATCTCCATTGCTTTTATCCGCTACAAATACATGAAGATGAATTTTTTTCTTTCCATGGTCCAGGTCGTTGTCGGCGGCGCGCTGGTTTTTTTGGCAGGTTACCTGATTGGATCCAGCTGA
- the dnaJ gene encoding molecular chaperone DnaJ — MAADYYQTLGVSKTASADEIKKAYRKLAHEHHPDKNKGNEGKFKEINEAYQVLSDPNKRAQFDRLGANFQNTAQGAGGPGFNGFDFSNFSQGFNGGVEFEDAFDIFSDIFGGGQTATRRARRERGVDLEMEVYLTFEEAVFGVEKEITLEKADACPHCKGSGAEPGSKIMTCPKCHGQGQIRTSRRTIFGQLASTATCDECDGTGKVAERACTECKGSGHVRRTKTLNIKIPAGVEDGQRIRIPNEGEVGYKGSNFGDLYLQLHVSGDKNFKREGSTIYSEAPLSFYQAALGTEVEVQTVDGPVKLKIPAGTQTGKVFRLKSRGVPVLNGSGRGDHLVTVHVVTPTKLNKKEKELFKQIAQEKGEAVDVDEGFWSKFKS, encoded by the coding sequence ATGGCCGCTGATTATTATCAAACTTTAGGTGTTTCGAAAACGGCTTCCGCTGACGAGATAAAAAAAGCTTACCGCAAATTGGCCCACGAACACCATCCTGATAAGAACAAGGGCAATGAGGGAAAGTTCAAGGAGATAAACGAAGCTTATCAGGTCTTGTCTGATCCGAATAAGCGGGCTCAGTTTGACCGCCTTGGCGCAAACTTCCAGAACACGGCGCAGGGAGCAGGAGGGCCGGGTTTCAACGGCTTTGATTTCTCCAATTTTTCGCAGGGCTTCAATGGCGGCGTGGAATTTGAAGATGCTTTCGATATTTTTTCCGATATTTTTGGCGGAGGCCAGACCGCGACCCGGCGCGCCCGGCGCGAGCGGGGCGTGGACCTGGAAATGGAAGTTTATCTGACTTTTGAAGAAGCGGTATTTGGCGTGGAAAAAGAAATAACTTTGGAAAAAGCGGACGCTTGTCCTCATTGCAAAGGATCGGGGGCTGAACCGGGAAGCAAGATAATGACCTGCCCCAAATGCCATGGCCAGGGACAGATCAGGACCTCCCGCCGGACGATATTCGGCCAGCTGGCCTCTACCGCGACGTGCGATGAATGCGACGGCACCGGCAAGGTCGCAGAAAGAGCATGTACGGAATGCAAAGGCTCAGGCCACGTCAGACGGACTAAAACCCTGAACATCAAAATTCCGGCCGGAGTTGAGGATGGGCAAAGGATCCGTATCCCGAACGAAGGCGAAGTGGGATACAAAGGCTCTAATTTCGGCGATTTGTATCTGCAGCTGCATGTGTCAGGAGACAAAAATTTCAAACGTGAAGGCAGCACGATCTATTCCGAAGCGCCTTTAAGTTTTTATCAGGCCGCCTTGGGTACAGAAGTTGAAGTTCAGACCGTGGATGGGCCGGTGAAGCTGAAGATCCCGGCGGGTACTCAGACCGGCAAGGTTTTTCGGCTGAAAAGCCGGGGAGTGCCTGTCTTAAACGGCTCCGGCCGCGGAGATCATTTGGTGACCGTGCACGTGGTTACTCCTACCAAGCTGAACAAGAAAGAAAAAGAATTGTTCAAACAAATTGCTCAAGAAAAAGGCGAAGCCGTGGATGTGGATGAAGGATTTTGGAGCAAGTTCAAGTCTTGA
- a CDS encoding DUF3467 domain-containing protein, whose amino-acid sequence MDTPQQQNINVKITDDVLKGAYANNMFVSHTKEEFILDFINITFFPPPGQGIATAKVITNPGHFKRIVAALSDNLKKYEEQFGKIADQNPQAPVAPSSTSDRGFGFGSK is encoded by the coding sequence ATGGATACCCCACAGCAGCAGAATATTAATGTTAAAATTACGGATGATGTTCTGAAGGGTGCTTATGCGAACAACATGTTCGTTTCGCACACCAAAGAAGAGTTCATTCTGGATTTCATCAACATCACTTTTTTCCCGCCTCCGGGCCAGGGCATTGCCACGGCAAAAGTCATTACCAATCCCGGGCATTTCAAGCGCATAGTCGCAGCCCTGAGCGACAATCTGAAGAAGTATGAAGAGCAGTTCGGAAAGATCGCGGATCAGAACCCGCAAGCGCCGGTAGCCCCTTCTTCAACTTCTGACCGGGGTTTTGGGTTCGGCAGTAAGTAG